The following nucleotide sequence is from Aquarana catesbeiana isolate 2022-GZ linkage group LG08, ASM4218655v1, whole genome shotgun sequence.
tctagctttggcttgttcaaataagccttgacaaaaaaaaaaaaaaaatgcacaactgcaccagattttgctctctccaattttaataaatcaacctcccACTATTTCTTTCAATAATCCACTCAAGTGGACTCAAAGTGTTTTGAATGATCTTCCTCAGAAGCACATGTGAATGAATATGTCTATTGTGGAACCCAATCTGTTTAAAACAAAGGCTATACAGAGTTTGCTGGAACCGAATAAGTGTGAGACATCTTTTCCAAAAGAGGACCAAAAAGAAATGACAGTGGGCTAAAAGCATCAACTCCCTGTCTGGAGACACCATCACCAACAACACAGCCGCATAGTAATCCATattcccaaaagaaaaaaaggaggttaaCCGTTCCTATAATAGTCAGTCAGGTAAAGATATAAAGTtgctattaaagcagaactccgggaatgttttttttttctctcatgcaATGCGGGCACAGAAAGGCTATACTCACCCGATCCTCCAGAAAACATTGTTCCCCCACATCCGGCTCCATCCTGATGTCCAAAGCCAGTCTATGGGCGTGAGAACGTCAAGAACAGCCAACCGCACAAGATCGCAGGGGGGAGAAAAAGCAGCAGGGACCAGTCTTGTGCTCAGAGAATCGGGAGATTAGGTAAGCATATCTCCGCTCTCCTCACCCCTAAACAAAAAATGAGCAGTACCcgcactgcatgggaaaaaaaaaaaagtccacatctGGATTAATAGATGAAATAATGTCTGATCCTTACAATGGACACGGTGCTACAGCTGACCCTATGGAAATTCTAACTTGTAACTACTTTACTAAAAAGTGCTTTAACTACTCTCTGTGTCCAAAGTGGAgagattttcctcacttcctgttgtggtgacacaacaggaagtaaaggaaaaactTCTCCCCTGGGGCCACTGAAAGCAATAAAACCTGCAATAGGATCAAACCATCCTCCACTGTAACCAagtgtaaataaagaaaaaacagctCTAATTTAAGGCTTCTTCTTGTGTAGATGGTGTGTAAGATAAGATGTAAGCTCTCATAGCTTTATGTGCCAATGGAGTTGAGTTCCAGTTACATTTTGCCACAGTTAGAACGTGGATTATTAATATGGCTTTAGCCCTATATGAACCCTTTCGTGTCTTTTGAGatataatttctttataaatgCTTGACCGCACTGGGAacatttatatactgtttttgctATATGAACTCTCTTATGTGTAGCTAAAATCCGACTTGTCCGAAAACGCATCCCGCATTCGGAACACGAAAATGGCATTGACTGGGTAGTGTGAGTTTTCAGGTGTTGTTCGAGATTGGACTTAAAAGGAAAACTCTTTCCGCATTCCGAACACGGAAAAGGCTTCTGTCCTGTGTGAATTCTCCGATGCAGGATGCGGTCGTATTTTCGGGAGAAGCACTTGCCGCATTCTGGACAGGCAAACATTTTCTCCCGCTTGTAGGATAACGGCTTGAGGTTTGGCATAATGGCTTTTTCTTCTAAAACATAGGCTGTGATGTCATTGTCAACCATTTCCCCTTCTTGAGGCACACTGGGATGTTCTTCTGTGTACCACCTGTATCGTCCATCTAGAGGAAACAAGCAATGAGTATaagggaaaataataaaaaaaaaaaaaaaaataatttacagtcaggtccataaatattgggacatcgacacaattctaatcgttttggctctacacaccaccacaatggatttgacatgaaacgatcaagatgtgctttaactgcagactttcatctttaatttgagggtatttacattcaaatcaggtgaacggtgtaggaattacaacagtttgtatatgtgcctcccactttttaagggaccaaaagtaatgggacaattggctgctcagctgttccatggccaggtgtgtgttattccctcattatcccatttacaaggagcagataaaaggtccagagttcatttaaagtgtgctatttgcatttgtaatctgttgctgtcaactctccacatgagatccaaagagctgtcactatcagcgaATCAAGCcaacattaggctgaaaaaacaaaacaaacccatcagagagatagcaaaaacattaggtgtggccaaatcaactgcttggaacatccttaaaaagaaagaaagcaccggtgagctcagcaacaccaaaagacccggaagaccagggaatacaactgtggtggatgaccgaagaattctttccctggtgaagaaaacacccttcacaacagttggccagatcaagaacactctccagaaggtcggtgtatgtgtgtaaaagtcaataatcaggagaagacttcacaagagtgaatacagagggttcaccacaagatgtaaaccattggtaagcctcaaaaacaggaaggccagattagagtttgccaaacaacatctaaaaaagccttcacagttctggaacaacatcctatggacagatgagaccaagatcaacttgtaccagagtgatggaaagagaagagtatggagaaggaaaggaactgctcatgatccaaagcataccacctcatcagtgaagcatggtggtggtagtgtcatggcgtgggcatgtatggctgccaatggaactggttctcttgtatttattgatgatgtgactgctgacaaaagcagcaggatgaattctgaagtgtttcggacaatattatctgctcatattcagcaaaatgcttcagaactcattggaccgcgcttcacagtgcagatggacaatgacccgaagcatactgcaaagcaaccaaagacttttttaagggaaagaagtggaatgttatgcaatggccaagtcaatcacctgacctgaatctgattgagcatgcatttcacttgctgaagacaaaactgaagagaaaatgtcccaagaacaagcaggaactgaagacagttgcagtagaggcctggcagagcatcaccagggatgaaacccagcgtctggtgatgtctatgcattccagacttcaggctgtaattgactgcaaaggatttgcaaccaagtattaaaaagtgaaagtttgatggatgattgttaatctgtcccattacttttggtcccttaaaaagtgcgaggcacatatacaaactgttgtaatttctacaccattcacctgatttggatgtaaataccgtcaaattaaagctgaaagtctgcagttaaagcacatcttgtttgtttcatttcaaatccattgtggtggtgtacagagccaaaaagattagaattgtgttgatgtcccaatatttatggatctgactgtaatTATCCACTTGCTTCCAAAGACTAGTAGAGTagtagaggccctggagaataaaattatggatgttgcaatttttttatgtcacacaatatttaccatattttcctattttttgggggaaaaaaatacacttttatgaagTTTAAtgcacaaaaatgaaaaatataatatccaattgtttggtaaaatagaaaagatgatgttatgccgagtaaacagatgccaaatatgtcacactttaaaagtgTTTGAATGGTGACAAattatgatacttaaaaatctccataggcgacactttaaaagccattTATAgattaccagtttggagttacagagatCTGGTGCTTATGCTCTGATGTTTgtgacgatacctcacgtgtggtgcgatcaccgttcACATATGCGTGTGCAACCTACGTACGGGTTCAAGGAGgcctttttgtttattatttttttatgttattatttatttaatgtattttttacactgtctctatttttttttttagtcaactttattgctatcacaagggatgtacatcccttgtgatagcaataaagttgactAAAAACATGGAGCTGTCTCTGCATGAGCAGAGACAGCTCCTCAAGACATCTGGAGTCTGTGAGACCCCGGATCTCTTCTCTGCCTTTAAAAGCttctgatcaaactgagattggGCATGAACACATATCTTAtatgcctatagcagagagggagtTTATACCCATTAGGACTGCCTATAGGTGCTGCTGTGTTCTTTTCTGCCTAGTGCACTACTTCTGTAGGTGGCACTCTAAACCCTATGGTCAAGAAAGACGAgaagctgtgtccatcaatgaacggaAGAGAGATTTTCTGGTAGAGAAAGAATGCAAAGAGAGAACCTTGGTGACAAGGAGAACTCACCCATTCCAATCTCTAGAATCTTCTTTTTAGCCTTCACTTGACTGTCTTCTTCAGCTTTTACATCTCTCTGAGTGGTTCTGGTGTCTCCAGGGTCTATGAATAAAGATGTgagtgaagccccctgtactgagatgtatgagagaccccagagagtgtgtgtggtaacccccagctcttctgatcccccacttagtagtatctcccagctctgctgatcccctgctcagtagtaacccccagctctgctgatccctcgctcattagtaactcccagctctgctgatgccccgctcagtagtaacccccagctctgctgatcccccgctcagtagtaactcccagctatGCTGATCCCTCGCTCATTAGTAACTCCCAGCTCCGCTGATGCCCCGCTcagcagtaacccccagctctgctgatcccccgctcagtagtaacccccagctctgctgatcccccgctcagtagtaacccccagctcagcTGATCCTCTGGTTTTCCGATCCTCCTGGTCATgtctcttggctggtaacacacaatgacatgatgtgaggaggagagccggagtctaatagaggctgatggctcctgactcccccactgggcacatactgtctccccattactgtctactgacagaggagaggggagaagaagagattgttgtagtgactgaacaaggagaatcttgGAATATTTTCAGGATTTAATGTGTATTGCTCACCTGTTTTGATCATCAGGAGAACTTCCTGTTTAATCTTAATGTGCCCTTCTTCTTTCTCCTCAGTTTTGACACTTCTGTGGGTCACTCTGGAGTTTTCAGggtctgtgaaaaaaaaatctaggaGCGATACTCCACGTATTGCTGTAGTATTGGGTTTTCAAAGGTTCATTTTTAAATCTAGCAGCTAAAGTAATAAGCAAGCTGCTTTTGTAAGGGAGACGGGCTCAACTgcaatgaggctgcattaatgaggactgatcaggctgcactgatggggactgatacgtggcacacagagacagcattgataagctgcactgatggggctgcactgatcatcagggcattgatcatcagtgccctaattatcagtgtaaatgctGTACTCACTGTGTCCTGTCAGATCGTCTCtgtgtaaagaaaggagagctgataaCGGGCAAGACTGTttacattggacacagctgatcacatggtaaagggctgctgtgatttgccctttactccgatctgtgatctgctgtgtccaagggacacagtaATCACAGACACTTCCAGATGTGCTCCCCACAGTATTCCCCGAGGGATGTCCACGGAGGTCCTCCCAGAACGGGAGAGCTGCGCTGTAGCCATATGTCAGCTTTACCACAGTGGGCAAGTTGTTATTGAGCTATCAGAGCCAGAGTATTTCGAACAAGATGAATCAATTCTACCCCATTAAGGTATATTTTGGGGGGAATAATAAACCCTATATAATATGAAAAGTTGGGTCAATTTCTGGGATGAGGAGATTGGCATTAGAGGCTGTACCCACTGTGCCATTGTCCATTGGTCATCATTACATTCTTCTAtgtcctgtctccatcactccccACAATGCAAAAACACCTTAGAAGAGGAAGTGTTTATTACtaacctgtgctgatctctggagggaATGCCTCGTCTTTAATCTTCACATTTCCATCTTCCTTCTCCACAGACTTGAGGTTTCTCTGGGAGGCTCTGGTATCCCTGTGTCCTGTGAATAAAGATGAGAGTAaagccccctgtactgagatgtatgagagaccccagagagtgtgtgtggggggagactggTCATGTCTCTTGGCTGACAATTTTCTAAAATGAGTGCATATTCACCCGTTATGATCTTTGTATGAATCTCTTCCTTCTTGCATAGGTTATCAGCCCTCAGATATGTCTCTTCAGTTTCCTCTTTCACTTTTGTTTCAATATGCTTCAGCCTTTTATACTAAATAATATAAACAAGTTGAATTGGCACATTGCATTAGCTGAAGTAAAACTAAACAATATAATAGAAAGATCCCCTAAAGCCAATcagtttcagccaaggaagctgccattttgacCTCTGTtcgatcttcaactgccatgatgctgcacatgtgatcagttatgacaccagacatttgatggtttgacagtttgattcacagcacaaccaatgtgacagttacattccccacatgtgtcgggaatgtaactgttttttttaaactgttaaattgatggttcCACTTAGAAAACATATAATATATCATTCTACAACAACCTCAGTGTCATCTACCTGATAACAGCGCAGGATTTTGTGACGTTCCCGCACTGGATCCAAGGAATACAGAGGACTAGGACATCTCTCTGGGGtatttctgttactggatccatctgtagaagACACTGACTGAATGCATTTTCTTTACATCAGAGGATGTGTGTGTATACGTGGATTCCCAATTCAAGAaatgaaagtctcctcttaccaGTTGATGGGAGGGTTGGCTGGCTTGCCATCATAACGTACAGAGCCTTGTATCCTTCTAAAGGCTTCCACTCTAAATTTATAATAAAAGATGGATTATATATTTcacactgaaataaataaatgaataagtcAACCTCGTTGCACTTTATGAAGATATCACTATCCAAGAAAGCAAAAAAAGCAGACCTTCACTCCTGTAAAAGCACAGCTCTGGGAGAATCATATTGGCCTGTGCCCTCCTCTCTGACTTTTCCataaagatcaataatacaactattAGTTcttcccctcatgccagggtacaaTGTGTAAtactagactctgacttgtcgtctgggccccaaatccaatcactgttaaaagcttgtagacttcagcTCTGTAACATCTCCAAAACTTGCCCctttttttaactaatgaaaccaccaagctactcattcactcccttgttatcactctccttgactactgcaactctcttccTATAGGCCTTCCTCTACGCAGGTTATCCCCCTTTGgtttatcatgaatgctgctgccagactcctccaccttaccaaccgttcagtgtctgctaccactctctgccaatcccacactggcttccaattgccacacagttattactttttatgccacttgccccaccctattagattgcaagctcttatgagcagggccctcctaaccctgtattttattgtactgtaattgtgctgtctccagctggcaacaaaagtgaaattgtccaaattgggcccaaagtgtcaatattttgtgtgaccatcattattttccagcactgccttaaccctcttgggcatggagttcaccagagcttcacagattggcACTGGagttcttccactcctccatgacaacatcacagagctggtggatgttagagaccttgcgctcctccactttccatttgaggatgccccacagatgctcaaaagggtttaggtctggagacatgcttggccagtccatcacctttaccctcagcttctttagcaaagcagcagtcgtcttggaggtgtatttggggtcattatcatgttggaacactgccctgcgacccagtctccaaagggaggggatcatggtcgctgtcacagtacatgttgacattcatggttccctcaatgaactttatctccccagtgctggcagcactcatgcagccccagaccatgacactcccaccaccatgcttgactgtaggtaagacacacttgtctttgcactcttcacttggttgccgccacacacgcttgacaccatctgaaccaaataagtttaccttggtctcatcagaccacaggacatggttccagtaatccataaccttagtctgcttgtcttcagcaaactgtttgcaggcttttttgtgcatcatctttagaagaggcttccttctgggacgacagccatgcagaccaatttgatgcagtgtgcggcgtatggtcggagcactgacaggctgacccccccaacccttcaacctctgcagcaatgctggcagcactcatacgtctatttcccaaaggcaacctctggatatgacgctgaacacgtacactcaacttctttggccgactatggcgaggcctgttctgagtggaacctgtcctgttaaatcgctgtatggtcttggccactgtgctgcagttcagtttcagggtcttggaaatcttcttacagcctaggccatctttatgtagagcaacaattctttttttcagatcctcagagagttcttttccatgaggtgccatgttgaacttccagtgttcagtatgagagagtgagagcgataacaccaaatttaacacacctgctccccattcacacctgagaccttgtaaccctaacaagtcaattgggctaattgggcccaatttggacattttcacttaggggtgtactcacttttgttgccagcggtttagacatcaatggctgtgtgttgagttattttgaggggacagcaaatttacactgttatacaagctgtacactcactactttacattgtagcaaagtgtcatttcttcagtgttgtcacatgaaaagatagaataaaatatttagaaaaatgcgagaagtgtactaacttttgtgagatactgtgtatatatatatatatatcccagtcttatgccccgtaaacacggtcggacattgatcggacattccgaaaacaaaatcctaggattttttccgacggatgttggctcaaacttgtcttgcatacacacggtcacacaaagttgtcggaaaatccgatcattctgaacgcggtgacataaaacacatacgtcgggactataaatggggcagtagccaatagctttcatctctttatttattctgagcatgcatggcactttgtgcgtcggaattttgtacacacgatcggaaattccgacaacggattttgttgtcggaaaattttatagcctgccctcaaactttgtgtggcagaaaatccaatggaaaatgtgtgatggagcctacacacggtcggaatttccgacaacaaggtcctatcacacattttcgtcgcaaaatctgaccgtgtgtacggggcaatagtcttATTGAATTTCACTGCAACAggcaaccatttttttctgaatgaaatccattcattcagtgtttactattgt
It contains:
- the LOC141104636 gene encoding uncharacterized protein isoform X3, whose amino-acid sequence is MMASQPTLPSTDGSSNRNTPERCPSPLYSLDPVRERHKILRCYQYKRLKHIETKVKEETEETYLRADNLCKKEEIHTKIITGHRDTRASQRNLKSVEKEDGNVKIKDEAFPPEISTDFFFTDPENSRVTHRSVKTEEKEEGHIKIKQEVLLMIKTDPGDTRTTQRDVKAEEDSQVKAKKKILEIGMDGRYRWYTEEHPSVPQEGEMVDNDITAYVLEEKAIMPNLKPLSYKREKMFACPECGKCFSRKYDRILHRRIHTGQKPFPCSECGKSFPFKSNLEQHLKTHTTQSMPFSCSECGMRFRTSRILATHKRVHIAKTVYKCSQCGQAFIKKLYLKRHERVHIGLKPY
- the LOC141104636 gene encoding uncharacterized protein isoform X1, which translates into the protein MDAESRGEWKPLEGYKALYVMMASQPTLPSTDGSSNRNTPERCPSPLYSLDPVRERHKILRCYQYKRLKHIETKVKEETEETYLRADNLCKKEEIHTKIITGHRDTRASQRNLKSVEKEDGNVKIKDEAFPPEISTDFFFTDPENSRVTHRSVKTEEKEEGHIKIKQEVLLMIKTDPGDTRTTQRDVKAEEDSQVKAKKKILEIGMDGRYRWYTEEHPSVPQEGEMVDNDITAYVLEEKAIMPNLKPLSYKREKMFACPECGKCFSRKYDRILHRRIHTGQKPFPCSECGKSFPFKSNLEQHLKTHTTQSMPFSCSECGMRFRTSRILATHKRVHIAKTVYKCSQCGQAFIKKLYLKRHERVHIGLKPY
- the LOC141104636 gene encoding uncharacterized protein isoform X2 gives rise to the protein MDAESRGEWKPLEGYKALYVMMASQPTLPSTDGSSNRNTPERCPSPLYSLDPVRERHKILRCYQYKRLKHIETKVKEETEETYLRADNLCKKEEIHTKIITGHRDTRASQRNLKSVEKEDGNVKIKDEAFPPEISTDPENSRVTHRSVKTEEKEEGHIKIKQEVLLMIKTDPGDTRTTQRDVKAEEDSQVKAKKKILEIGMDGRYRWYTEEHPSVPQEGEMVDNDITAYVLEEKAIMPNLKPLSYKREKMFACPECGKCFSRKYDRILHRRIHTGQKPFPCSECGKSFPFKSNLEQHLKTHTTQSMPFSCSECGMRFRTSRILATHKRVHIAKTVYKCSQCGQAFIKKLYLKRHERVHIGLKPY